Within the Dialister hominis genome, the region GCCATATTATGTGTGACGACGATGATGGCCGTGTCCGCGCGGGCACAGACGTCCATCATTTCACGGACAACGACAGCCTGATTCGTGACATCCAGGGCAGACGTCGGTTCATCGGCAAGAATCAGCTCGGGATGAATCGCCATCGCCATTGCAATCCCGACTCTCTGGCGCATGCCGCCTGACAGTTCGAAGGGATAGCTCTTGAGGATGCCGGCCGGATCAGGAAGGCGCACCTGCGAAAGGAGATTCGTCATGCGGTCTTCCGCTTCGCCTCCCGTGATGCCGTGGGCAGCGAGGTATTCGGAAAATTCCGTCCCGATCGTGCGGATCGGGTTCAGCATGGCGCCGCTGTCCTGAAAGATGAAGGACGTCTTCTCGCGGATCGTCTTCGTCTCCGATTCCTTCCCTTCAAAAAGGATGTGTCCGCCTGTCACTTGTCCCTGCCTTGGCAGGATATGGCCGACAGCGCGGAGGACGGTCGTCTTCCCCGAGCCGGATTCCCCGATG harbors:
- a CDS encoding ABC transporter ATP-binding protein is translated as MLLEVNDLSISYGKGNPVVHGVSFSVDKGKILAIIGESGSGKTTVLRAVGHILPRQGQVTGGHILFEGKESETKTIREKTSFIFQDSGAMLNPIRTIGTEFSEYLAAHGITGGEAEDRMTNLLSQVRLPDPAGILKSYPFELSGGMRQRVGIAMAMAIHPELILADEPTSALDVTNQAVVVREMMDVCARADTAIIVVTHNMALASYMADTILVMKDGNAVEYGSAEKVIYHPKDPYTKLLLAAVPDPGGVLS